The following proteins come from a genomic window of Nostoc sp. KVJ3:
- the rppA gene encoding two-component system response regulator RppA produces the protein MRVLLVEDEPDLGTAIKRTLNQQKYLVDWVMDGTEAWAYLENSSAQYTVAILDWMLPGISGLELCKRLRSQANPLPILMLTAKDRMEDKVTGLDAGADDYLVKPFGMVELLARLRALQRRSPHFQPQQLTVGNLTLDYGNSTVVRQNSIGEQQSIPLTNKEFQLLEYFMKHPKQIVTTEQIRNQIWEVNAESSSNVVAAQIRLLRRKLSNSDCPNLIETLHGMGYRLNFTNESE, from the coding sequence ATGAGGGTGCTGCTAGTCGAAGATGAGCCAGATTTAGGGACTGCTATCAAGCGTACCTTAAATCAACAAAAATACTTGGTTGATTGGGTAATGGATGGTACTGAAGCATGGGCTTACTTAGAAAATAGTTCGGCACAATATACAGTAGCAATTCTTGACTGGATGCTTCCAGGAATTAGTGGTTTAGAACTGTGTAAAAGACTGCGTTCTCAAGCAAATCCTCTTCCTATTTTGATGCTAACCGCTAAAGATAGAATGGAAGATAAGGTTACTGGCTTAGATGCAGGTGCAGATGACTACTTAGTGAAGCCCTTTGGCATGGTAGAATTGCTAGCACGATTGCGGGCTTTGCAGCGCCGCTCTCCACATTTCCAACCTCAACAATTGACTGTTGGTAACTTGACTCTAGATTACGGCAATAGTACAGTTGTAAGACAAAATAGTATAGGCGAACAGCAAAGCATTCCTTTAACTAATAAAGAGTTCCAACTATTGGAATATTTTATGAAGCACCCCAAGCAGATTGTCACTACTGAACAAATTCGCAATCAAATTTGGGAAGTTAATGCGGAATCTAGTAGTAATGTAGTGGCGGCACAAATACGTTTATTACGTCGCAAACTCAGCAATAGCGACTGTCCTAATTTGATAGAAACTTTGCACGGTATGGGATATCGTCTGAATTTCACCAATGAATCAGAATAA
- a CDS encoding DUF2808 domain-containing protein: MKRLLIYAVILTLSSTAIIAPSYASTRTDDGRVIHIDGNAQFPPTRWGIFRHTFRLHVPKNSKAITQILIKVPNNVTVSNDVSNIDVVDENQHKVNTNISVNGQIILLAFPEAVAPNTKFEIELKKIKRQNLGNGSVYSFSAKEVGIDAEIPIGVASFRLY; this comes from the coding sequence ATGAAGAGGTTATTAATTTACGCTGTTATATTGACTCTGAGTAGCACAGCTATTATTGCTCCTAGCTATGCAAGTACTAGAACCGATGATGGTAGAGTTATCCATATTGATGGAAATGCACAATTCCCTCCCACACGCTGGGGAATTTTTAGACATACTTTCCGTTTACACGTTCCCAAAAATAGCAAAGCTATTACCCAAATACTTATCAAAGTTCCAAATAATGTAACTGTGAGTAATGACGTTAGCAATATTGATGTTGTTGATGAAAATCAACATAAGGTTAACACCAATATATCTGTCAACGGTCAAATAATACTACTAGCTTTCCCCGAAGCAGTTGCTCCTAACACTAAGTTTGAGATTGAGCTTAAGAAAATAAAAAGACAAAATCTTGGTAATGGTTCTGTCTACAGCTTCTCGGCTAAAGAGGTTGGCATTGATGCAGAAATTCCCATAGGTGTGGCTTCGTTTCGTCTCTACTAA